CTTGTCCGAGCGTCCGAAGCCCATGTGGTCGGGTGCGATGCAGCGGTAGCCCGCGGCGACGAGGCGCGGGATCATGTCGCGGTACAGATAGGCCCAGGTCGGCATGCCGTGGAGCAAGAGCACAACCGGGGCACCGCGGGGCCCGGTGTCGACGTAGTGCTGTCTCAGGTCCTGCCAGCCGT
This genomic interval from Myxococcota bacterium contains the following:
- a CDS encoding alpha/beta fold hydrolase, coding for MTHFIRTPDESFAALKDFDHPPHYHGWQDLRQHYVDTGPRGAPVVLLLHGMPTWAYLYRDMIPRLVAAGYRCIAPDHMGFGRSDK